The genomic DNA CACCTCGTCGACCATCGGGGCGATTAGCCCAGCGGCTATGCGCGCGATATTCTGCTCACAACCCGATACACCAAACTGGTTTGACAGCTCAATGATTGTTTTTGTAACGTCCAAGCAGTTAACTCCTCTCAAATTATTTATATACTATAATTTTTTGATTAAAATCGAAAAATCAGAGAATTTAGTCGCGAAACGACCTAGATAAAGATTTTTTAAAGATAAAAAAACTATAAAACAGACATTTTTAGTTGCTTTATGGTCATTTTAACACCCCATTATTATTGTGTCAATATAATTTACCTTTATTTTTTTAGTATTAATAAAAATATTTGTGTATCAAAATTTTTTACATACAAACGCAAATGGCTCTAGCAACATTAATATGAACGTGCATTTTAGCCCCAAATGGTGTATACTGATATTTGTTAGTTTTAGTATGACAATAATTTGGAGGCTTTTATGCTTGGAAAACAGATAAGGAATCTTCGAAAGGAGCGCCAGCTTACCTTAAAAGAACTGGCCGATCTCACCGATTTGTCTGTCGGTTATCTGTCTCAATTGGAGCGGGATCAGGTTGAACCATCGTTATCTAGTATCAGAAAAATTGCTGCTTCACTAGATGTCCCTCCCTATATTTTTATGGACTTTGAAAAGAGCTCGGCACTGACTTTGCGCCGGGAAGAACAATTAGTTTTAAAAAAACCAATTTCAGCGATGGAATACACAGTGTTAACCCCACTGCCATCAAAGGACTATGTCCCCGGCTCACTGGTTCTGGGTTATACCCTGGATCCTGGAGAAGAAGATTTTGAATCACTCATTGTTCATAATAACGAGGAGATTGTATTGGTGTTGGAAGGAGAGCTAACTGTTCATTTAAGCAGTGAGACTATCGTGCTACGCGAAGGGGATACAACCGTACTGCAAAAAAATACGCCCCACCGCTTTTCAAATGATGGGG from Oscillospiraceae bacterium MB24-C1 includes the following:
- a CDS encoding cupin domain-containing protein; its protein translation is MLGKQIRNLRKERQLTLKELADLTDLSVGYLSQLERDQVEPSLSSIRKIAASLDVPPYIFMDFEKSSALTLRREEQLVLKKPISAMEYTVLTPLPSKDYVPGSLVLGYTLDPGEEDFESLIVHNNEEIVLVLEGELTVHLSSETIVLREGDTTVLQKNTPHRFSNDGEVKMRAVSIMTPPIWSLQNL